In Thermoanaerobaculia bacterium, a single genomic region encodes these proteins:
- a CDS encoding aspartate carbamoyltransferase catalytic subunit, whose protein sequence is MTVPVDRPGDQASGRPAERPSDRSAPAESIAWRRKDLLGIAELSVEEIELILSTAESFAEVARRPVKKVPTLRGKTVVNLFFEPSTRTRVSFEIAAQRLSADVVNFSTAGSSQSKGETLRDTTHNIASMFPDFVVVRHAHHGVPAMLARELACGVVNAGDGSHEHPTQALLDALTIRRRKGRIAGLTVALVGDIAHSRVARSNIHLLTRLGAHVRVAGPRTMLPAAIASMGVEVCYTIEEAVAGADAIVMLRLQLERQRSVLFPSLGEYAALFGLNPARLALANPEAIVLHPGPMNRGVEITSEVADGPHSAILEQVGQGVAVRMAVLYLLAGAQRPTA, encoded by the coding sequence ATGACGGTGCCCGTCGATCGGCCCGGCGATCAGGCGAGCGGTCGGCCGGCCGAGCGGCCCTCCGACCGTTCCGCGCCTGCCGAGTCGATAGCCTGGCGACGCAAGGATCTGCTCGGTATCGCCGAGCTCTCGGTCGAAGAGATCGAGCTCATCCTGTCGACCGCCGAGTCGTTCGCCGAGGTCGCCCGCCGGCCGGTGAAGAAGGTCCCGACGCTGCGCGGCAAGACGGTGGTGAATCTCTTCTTCGAGCCTTCGACCCGCACCCGCGTCTCCTTCGAGATCGCCGCCCAGCGGCTCTCGGCGGACGTGGTCAACTTCAGCACCGCCGGTTCGTCGCAGTCGAAGGGGGAGACCCTGCGCGACACGACGCACAACATCGCCTCGATGTTCCCCGATTTCGTCGTCGTACGCCACGCCCACCATGGCGTGCCGGCGATGCTCGCCCGCGAGCTCGCCTGCGGGGTCGTGAACGCCGGCGACGGTTCGCACGAGCATCCCACCCAGGCTCTGCTCGACGCCCTGACGATCCGGCGGCGCAAGGGACGGATCGCCGGCCTGACGGTGGCGCTGGTGGGGGACATCGCCCACAGCCGGGTGGCGCGGTCGAACATCCACCTCCTGACCCGCCTCGGGGCGCATGTCCGGGTGGCGGGCCCGCGCACCATGCTCCCGGCGGCGATCGCTTCGATGGGCGTCGAGGTCTGCTACACGATCGAAGAGGCGGTCGCCGGCGCCGACGCGATCGTGATGCTCCGCCTGCAGCTCGAACGCCAGAGGAGCGTCCTCTTTCCGAGCCTCGGCGAATACGCGGCGCTCTTCGGGCTCAATCCGGCGCGCCTGGCGCTCGCGAACCCGGAGGCGATCGTGCTGCACCCTGGCCCGATGAACCGTGGCGTCGAGATCACCAGCGAAGTGGCTGACGGACCGCACTCGGCGATCCTGGAGCAGGTCGGCCAGGGGGTCGCGGTGCGGATGGCGGTGCTCTACCTCCTCGCTGGTGCGCAGAGGCCCACAGCATGA
- a CDS encoding dihydroorotase codes for MRPVLLTGGRLIDPAQGIDGALDLLLTDGVVGAIGAPGSLLERAAGAAGARAGEALEVIELAGKVVCPGLIDIHVHFREPGQESKETVATGAAAAVAGGFARVACMANTLPANDSGWVTGLIVRAAELAALARVHPIGAISKGLEGKELAPMGAMVAAGAVAVSDDGRPVSNAELMRRALEYSRHFGIPVIQHAQDMDLTGDGVMHEGVWSARSGMPGIPGLAEDVMVARDLLLVEETGGRYHLAHMSTARAAGLVREAKRRGLPVTCEVTPHHLLLTDQSVVEAGFDAQFKMNPPLRADRDREALLAAIADGTVDAIASDHAPHTSDEKCFEFELAPFGILGLETTLSVCLEHLVRPGHLALGKLVELLTSGPARVLGLPGGTLAPGSPADVTVIDLERKSTIEPRSFRSKSRNTPFGGWPVTGGAVMTIVGGRVVFRVAP; via the coding sequence GTGAGGCCCGTCCTGCTCACCGGTGGGCGGCTGATCGACCCCGCGCAGGGGATCGACGGCGCGCTCGACCTGTTGCTCACGGACGGTGTCGTGGGTGCCATCGGCGCTCCGGGAAGCCTCCTCGAGCGCGCGGCTGGGGCCGCCGGCGCGCGCGCCGGCGAAGCGCTCGAAGTGATCGAGCTCGCGGGAAAGGTCGTCTGTCCCGGACTGATCGACATCCATGTCCATTTCCGGGAGCCTGGTCAGGAGTCCAAGGAGACCGTCGCCACCGGCGCTGCTGCCGCCGTCGCGGGCGGCTTCGCCCGGGTCGCCTGCATGGCGAACACCCTGCCGGCCAACGACAGCGGCTGGGTGACCGGGCTCATCGTCCGTGCCGCCGAGCTCGCGGCGCTCGCCCGTGTGCATCCGATCGGCGCCATCAGCAAGGGCCTCGAGGGCAAGGAGCTCGCGCCGATGGGCGCCATGGTCGCGGCGGGTGCGGTCGCGGTCTCGGACGACGGCCGTCCGGTCTCGAACGCAGAGCTCATGCGCCGGGCGCTCGAGTATTCACGGCATTTCGGGATTCCGGTGATCCAGCACGCTCAGGACATGGATCTGACCGGCGACGGCGTGATGCACGAAGGGGTGTGGTCGGCGCGCTCCGGAATGCCCGGCATTCCGGGGCTGGCCGAAGACGTGATGGTGGCGCGCGATCTCCTGCTGGTCGAGGAGACGGGTGGCCGCTACCATCTGGCGCACATGTCCACCGCTCGCGCCGCCGGACTGGTGCGCGAAGCGAAGCGCCGCGGCCTGCCGGTCACCTGCGAGGTGACGCCGCATCACCTACTGCTCACCGACCAGTCCGTGGTCGAGGCCGGGTTCGACGCTCAGTTCAAGATGAATCCGCCACTGCGCGCCGATCGCGACCGCGAGGCCCTGCTGGCCGCGATCGCCGATGGCACCGTGGACGCCATCGCGAGCGACCACGCGCCCCACACCTCGGACGAGAAGTGTTTCGAATTCGAGCTGGCGCCGTTCGGAATTCTCGGCCTCGAGACGACTCTGTCGGTCTGCCTCGAGCACCTGGTGCGGCCAGGGCATCTGGCGCTCGGCAAGCTCGTCGAGCTGCTCACCAGCGGACCGGCGCGTGTCCTCGGCCTGCCGGGGGGGACGCTCGCTCCCGGGTCGCCGGCGGACGTGACGGTCATCGATCTCGAGCGCAAGTCGACCATCGAGCCGCGGAGCTTCCGCAGCAAGTCGCGCAACACGCCGTTCGGCGGCTGGCCGGTCACCGGCGGCGCCGTGATGACGATCGTCGGCGGCAGAGTCGTCTTTCGGGTGGCGCCGTGA
- a CDS encoding inositol monophosphatase, whose amino-acid sequence MLEGALAAAELGADVLKRHFRSGGLEVHSKALNDFVTQADHESEAAVVAELLGRFPDHRILAEEGSLNAAASAGATGASDYEWIIDPLDGTTNFLQGLPIWAVSIACRRGDEILAGVVLDPQGGNCFTAVRGGGAFWNGRRMRVSDRPALSGAFLATGYPFRAKAALDLYLGLFRGVFTEARAIRRCGSAALDLAYVAAGVYDGFFEFRLAPWDIAAGALLIEQAGGVLSDLDGGADFLRSGNVLAGNPGVHAGLLAIAKGHASEAELDRLVP is encoded by the coding sequence CTGCTCGAAGGCGCCCTGGCGGCCGCGGAGCTCGGTGCCGACGTACTCAAGCGCCACTTCCGCAGCGGGGGTCTCGAGGTGCACTCGAAGGCCCTGAACGACTTCGTGACCCAGGCCGACCACGAGAGCGAGGCCGCGGTGGTGGCGGAGCTCCTGGGCCGTTTTCCGGATCACCGGATTCTCGCCGAAGAGGGGAGTCTGAACGCTGCGGCTTCGGCCGGCGCCACCGGCGCCAGTGACTACGAGTGGATCATCGATCCGCTCGACGGAACGACGAACTTCCTGCAGGGACTCCCCATCTGGGCGGTGTCGATCGCTTGCCGGCGCGGCGACGAGATTCTGGCCGGTGTGGTGCTCGATCCCCAGGGCGGTAACTGCTTCACCGCCGTGCGCGGCGGGGGGGCGTTCTGGAACGGGAGGCGCATGCGGGTTTCGGACCGTCCGGCGCTCTCCGGCGCGTTTCTGGCGACCGGCTATCCGTTCCGCGCCAAGGCGGCGCTCGATCTCTACCTCGGCCTCTTTCGCGGCGTCTTCACCGAAGCGCGGGCGATCCGCCGCTGCGGCTCGGCGGCGCTCGACCTGGCCTATGTCGCCGCCGGCGTCTACGACGGCTTTTTCGAGTTCCGCCTCGCGCCCTGGGACATCGCCGCCGGCGCCTTGCTGATCGAGCAGGCGGGCGGCGTGCTCTCCGACCTCGACGGCGGCGCGGACTTCCTGCGCTCGGGCAACGTCCTCGCCGGAAATCCGGGGGTCCACGCCGGCCTGCTGGCGATCGCGAAGGGCCACGCTTCGGAGGCGGAGCTCGACCGCCTCGTGCCTTGA
- a CDS encoding M23 family metallopeptidase: MSLRDSAEIHLHPRNARGRIRTVRFSPRGKRFGLALLVAYLLFLAGGLFLAPRTISNQLLQRDYRVRVVRRQQLGERLQALVERFAELGRQGRALRSRVERIERVYGLPERPEGDLERLPSGPAELPATIFGSVLAQGNRLEAALRSDLDRADRALSDLEAFERERRQWVDQVPARSPLRGEDVVLTSAFGSRRSPYTRAMEFHSGIDLAAPAGTPILAPVAGVVVWAGAVEADRRNDWWRLGQTVVIASGDAFRTIFGHCEQILVRRGERVSAGEPIATVGETGWTTAPHLHYEIRRRTASGWTAVDPRDYLLDRPLEESDRPPSARGANAMEAQPLPPQFLR; this comes from the coding sequence TTGAGCCTGCGCGACTCCGCAGAAATCCATCTGCATCCGCGCAATGCGCGGGGACGGATCCGGACAGTTCGTTTCAGCCCCCGGGGGAAGCGTTTCGGGCTCGCCCTCCTCGTCGCCTATCTGCTCTTCCTCGCCGGTGGACTCTTCCTCGCGCCGCGCACGATCTCGAACCAACTGCTGCAGCGCGACTACCGGGTGCGCGTCGTGCGCCGCCAGCAGCTCGGCGAGCGTCTGCAGGCGCTGGTGGAGCGATTCGCCGAGCTCGGGCGCCAGGGGCGCGCGCTGCGCTCCCGGGTCGAACGCATCGAACGCGTCTACGGGCTTCCCGAGCGGCCGGAGGGCGATCTGGAGAGGCTCCCGTCGGGGCCGGCCGAGCTGCCCGCGACCATCTTCGGCAGCGTGCTCGCGCAGGGCAACCGCCTCGAAGCCGCTCTGCGCTCCGACCTCGACCGTGCCGATCGCGCTCTTTCGGACCTCGAAGCGTTCGAGCGCGAGCGGCGGCAGTGGGTCGACCAGGTCCCGGCGCGCTCTCCCCTGCGCGGCGAGGACGTCGTGTTGACGAGCGCCTTCGGCAGCCGGCGCAGCCCCTATACCCGGGCCATGGAGTTTCACTCGGGCATCGATCTCGCCGCGCCCGCCGGCACGCCGATCCTCGCACCGGTCGCCGGCGTGGTGGTCTGGGCTGGAGCCGTCGAGGCCGATCGCCGGAACGACTGGTGGCGGCTCGGTCAGACGGTCGTGATCGCGAGCGGCGACGCTTTCCGCACCATCTTCGGACACTGCGAGCAGATCCTCGTCCGGCGCGGTGAGCGCGTGTCGGCGGGTGAGCCGATCGCCACCGTCGGCGAGACGGGTTGGACGACGGCGCCGCATCTGCACTACGAGATCCGGCGCCGGACCGCGAGCGGCTGGACCGCCGTCGATCCCCGCGACTATCTGCTCGACCGTCCGCTCGAGGAGTCGGACCGCCCGCCCTCGGCGCGCGGCGCGAACGCCATGGAGGCCCAGCCCCTGCCGCCCCAGTTCCTGCGCTGA